A genome region from Myxococcota bacterium includes the following:
- a CDS encoding AtpZ/AtpI family protein, with the protein MSDFYRSYIKASVIGLEIGLCVIVGGALGYVAERYFDISPWGLITGACLGIAAAGRTLYRFSKDYLKENPQ; encoded by the coding sequence ATGAGCGATTTCTACCGATCCTACATCAAAGCGAGCGTCATCGGCCTAGAAATAGGCCTCTGCGTCATCGTAGGCGGCGCCCTGGGCTACGTCGCCGAACGCTACTTCGACATCTCCCCCTGGGGCCTCATCACAGGCGCCTGCTTAGGCATCGCCGCCGCAGGCCGAACCTTATATCGCTTTTCAAAAGACTATCTAAAAGAAAACCCGCAGTGA
- a CDS encoding thioesterase family protein, which produces MSWLKSSPEQKHLQANFTIERPVRFADIDAAGWLYYPRFFEYCHNAFEDWINTKAPVGYPEAIDKQRWGFPAVKASGEYLAPLKHGDIAQVSIRILNVGNSSLKTGFEIIRKHDQTPSFKAEITTVCVNLDLGKSMPIPANMRAFLTQS; this is translated from the coding sequence GTGAGTTGGTTGAAATCATCTCCGGAGCAGAAGCACTTGCAGGCTAACTTCACCATCGAACGCCCGGTGCGTTTCGCTGATATCGATGCCGCCGGCTGGCTGTACTACCCGAGATTTTTTGAGTACTGCCACAACGCTTTCGAAGACTGGATCAACACAAAGGCCCCGGTGGGCTACCCTGAAGCGATCGACAAACAACGTTGGGGCTTTCCCGCTGTTAAAGCTTCGGGCGAATATTTGGCCCCCTTAAAACACGGCGATATCGCTCAAGTTTCCATTCGCATTTTAAACGTGGGTAATAGCTCGTTAAAAACAGGCTTTGAAATCATTCGAAAGCATGACCAAACCCCTTCTTTCAAAGCTGAAATTACCACCGTCTGCGTGAATCTAGACCTGGGCAAGTCAATGCCCATTCCCGCCAATATGCGCGCCTTCTTGACCCAATCATGA
- the atpG gene encoding ATP synthase F1 subunit gamma, translated as MASLRDIRTRIKSVKSSEKITKAMKMVAASKLRRAQEEVKNARPYAQEVDEVVGRIAKRLENQGALPHPLLEVHPVLKRVELLVLTSERGLCGAFNSNVIRRASRFLKEMGEVHDEIRVSTLGRKGFEAMKREGVNIRTNYAGVLEHPSYLKATQIADELSESYVTDHVDALYLVYNKFKSAISQEVVVKRLLPIQPVEVLNDPVDYIYEPSKSELLEQLLPMHLATQLYQSFLESVASEHGARMSAMDSATRNAKEVISSLTLKYNRARQAAITSELVEIISGAEALAG; from the coding sequence ATGGCATCTTTAAGAGACATCCGCACCCGCATCAAGAGCGTCAAAAGCTCAGAGAAGATCACCAAAGCCATGAAAATGGTGGCGGCATCCAAACTGAGGCGCGCTCAAGAAGAAGTGAAAAATGCCAGGCCTTATGCGCAAGAGGTTGACGAAGTCGTTGGCCGAATCGCCAAAAGGCTCGAAAACCAAGGTGCTTTGCCACACCCTCTATTAGAAGTTCACCCAGTCCTCAAACGGGTAGAGCTGTTGGTACTAACCTCAGAGCGAGGCCTCTGCGGTGCCTTTAACTCCAACGTCATCAGAAGGGCGTCTCGCTTTCTCAAAGAAATGGGCGAGGTCCACGATGAGATCCGTGTTTCCACTTTAGGCCGAAAAGGCTTTGAAGCCATGAAAAGGGAAGGGGTCAACATCCGCACCAACTACGCCGGCGTTTTAGAACACCCGAGCTATTTGAAAGCGACTCAGATCGCTGACGAGCTGAGTGAGTCCTATGTCACCGACCACGTAGACGCCCTCTATTTGGTGTACAACAAGTTCAAAAGTGCCATTTCTCAAGAGGTGGTGGTCAAGCGCCTGCTGCCCATTCAGCCGGTGGAAGTGCTCAATGACCCGGTAGACTACATTTACGAGCCCTCCAAGAGTGAGCTCTTAGAACAACTATTGCCAATGCATTTAGCCACGCAGCTTTACCAGTCATTTTTAGAATCCGTTGCATCCGAACATGGCGCCCGCATGAGTGCCATGGACTCAGCCACGAGAAATGCGAAGGAAGTCATCAGCTCGTTGACCCTCAAATACAACAGGGCCAGACAAGCTGCGATTACCAGTGAGTTGGTTGAAATCATCTCCGGAGCAGAAGCACTTGCAGGCTAA
- the atpA gene encoding F0F1 ATP synthase subunit alpha, with protein sequence MQLRAEEVSRVIEDQIKNFDTRTQVAETGTVLKVGDGVARVYGLEKAKAGELVEFANNVKGLILNLEEHNVGIAIMGSDAGIREGDTVRRTGNIADVGVGDAVLGRVLNGLGEPIDERGPIIATERRLIETKAPGIIAREPVSEPMQTGIKAIDAMIPVGRGQRELIIGDRQTGKTAIALDTILNQKNTGVKCIYVAIGQKQSTVAQVVDKLRKHGAMDYTVVISATAADPAPLQFLAPYTGAAIGEYWRDNGQHALIVYDDLSKQAVAYRQMSLLLRRPPGREAFPGDVFYLHSRLLERAAKMSKAKGGGSLTALPIVETQAGDVSAYIPTNVISITDGQIYLESDLFFSGQRPAVNVGLSVSRVGGAAQIASMKQLAGTMRLNLAQYRELAAFAQFGSDLDKATTEQIARGQRMFELLKQKQYSPLAVEEQIVQIYAATQNKGADSNATFVRHIEPKDISRYADEMIAYMRAQHGDILSSIRDNPKKKIEGELKERLNQALLAFEQIFEA encoded by the coding sequence ATGCAACTAAGAGCAGAAGAAGTATCTCGCGTTATCGAAGATCAAATTAAGAACTTTGACACCCGCACTCAGGTGGCTGAAACCGGTACGGTCCTCAAAGTAGGCGACGGCGTGGCCCGTGTTTATGGCCTAGAAAAAGCCAAAGCGGGCGAGTTGGTCGAGTTTGCCAACAACGTCAAAGGCCTGATTTTAAACCTTGAAGAGCATAACGTTGGTATAGCCATCATGGGCTCCGATGCCGGCATCCGTGAAGGTGACACCGTTCGCCGCACCGGCAATATCGCCGATGTTGGTGTGGGCGATGCCGTTTTGGGCCGTGTATTAAACGGCTTGGGCGAGCCAATCGACGAACGCGGACCAATTATTGCTACCGAGCGGCGCTTGATTGAAACCAAAGCACCCGGCATTATTGCCCGCGAGCCCGTTTCCGAGCCAATGCAGACTGGCATTAAAGCCATCGATGCCATGATCCCAGTGGGCAGGGGACAACGCGAGCTTATCATTGGCGATCGCCAGACTGGTAAAACCGCCATCGCGCTCGACACCATTTTGAACCAGAAGAACACTGGCGTAAAATGCATCTATGTGGCCATCGGTCAAAAGCAATCAACCGTTGCTCAGGTCGTAGACAAGTTGCGTAAACATGGCGCCATGGACTACACCGTGGTGATCTCGGCAACTGCAGCAGATCCAGCACCCCTACAGTTTTTAGCCCCATACACGGGTGCTGCGATCGGTGAATACTGGCGCGACAACGGCCAGCATGCCTTGATTGTCTACGACGATTTATCCAAACAAGCTGTGGCGTACCGCCAGATGTCCTTGCTATTGCGCAGACCACCGGGACGTGAAGCGTTCCCCGGCGACGTGTTTTATCTCCACAGCCGTCTTTTAGAACGCGCCGCAAAAATGTCCAAAGCAAAAGGCGGCGGTAGCTTAACGGCCTTGCCCATCGTAGAAACCCAAGCGGGCGACGTTTCAGCGTACATTCCAACCAACGTAATTTCGATTACCGACGGTCAGATTTACTTAGAGTCCGACTTATTCTTCTCAGGTCAGCGCCCTGCGGTAAACGTTGGCTTGTCTGTATCTCGCGTGGGCGGGGCAGCACAAATTGCTTCGATGAAACAACTCGCTGGTACCATGCGTCTAAACTTGGCACAGTACCGCGAACTTGCGGCCTTCGCCCAGTTCGGCTCAGATTTGGACAAAGCGACCACGGAGCAGATTGCCAGAGGGCAACGAATGTTCGAATTGCTAAAGCAAAAGCAATACAGCCCGTTAGCCGTGGAAGAGCAAATCGTTCAGATTTATGCAGCCACTCAAAACAAAGGCGCTGACTCAAATGCGACTTTCGTTCGTCATATCGAGCCTAAAGATATCTCGCGTTATGCCGATGAAATGATCGCCTACATGAGAGCCCAACATGGCGATATCTTGAGCAGCATCCGCGATAATCCTAAAAAGAAAATCGAGGGAGAGCTCAAAGAACGTTTAAATCAAGCTTTGCTGGCGTTTGAACAAATATTCGAGGCATAA
- the atpH gene encoding ATP synthase F1 subunit delta, protein MNPAIAKRYARALIALSTELEFELDSLANCYEHTALKKLLENPAFSNTERLQLVHKLELSPILTRCLEMLIESNRTEIIPELRTAYGRELDMKLGRLRAEITSAHALTPNQLDEITQSLIGRLGRPVVPESKVDPSVLGGVRAQIGGLVFDSTLETQLSQLRRVLCN, encoded by the coding sequence ATGAATCCAGCCATTGCCAAACGGTACGCAAGAGCTCTCATCGCCTTATCCACCGAACTCGAGTTTGAGCTAGACTCGCTTGCAAACTGCTATGAGCACACAGCCCTTAAAAAGCTTTTGGAAAACCCAGCATTCAGCAACACTGAACGCCTGCAGCTTGTCCACAAACTGGAACTAAGCCCAATCCTGACGCGTTGTTTGGAGATGCTCATCGAAAGCAATCGAACCGAAATTATCCCCGAACTTCGCACCGCTTATGGCCGTGAATTGGATATGAAGCTCGGCCGCCTGCGCGCTGAAATCACCAGCGCCCACGCGTTAACACCAAATCAGTTAGACGAAATTACCCAAAGTTTGATTGGACGTTTGGGCAGGCCCGTCGTTCCAGAATCTAAAGTCGACCCCAGTGTGCTCGGAGGCGTTCGAGCACAAATTGGCGGTTTGGTATTTGACTCCACTTTGGAGACACAACTTTCTCAATTAAGAAGGGTTTTATGCAACTAA
- a CDS encoding ATP synthase F0 subunit B, whose amino-acid sequence MHSINWWGLGSAYQDNPAIGWMLVTFFIFLGFLWHFAKKPVATYLQNRSDEIRLAIEEGRRARLDAEAKLQECERRLLELDNEIARMKSDFLTQGELERNRLKLEAEQIALQIQKDSQQTLKAEVTRALHELKQEIAAKILTAAESNLPLGEALDTKLYANFVRDTTEGHA is encoded by the coding sequence ATGCATAGTATCAACTGGTGGGGACTCGGCAGTGCATATCAAGACAATCCAGCCATCGGTTGGATGCTGGTCACTTTCTTCATCTTCCTAGGTTTTCTATGGCACTTCGCCAAAAAGCCTGTGGCTACCTATTTGCAAAATCGCTCTGACGAAATCCGCCTAGCCATTGAAGAAGGCAGGCGCGCCCGTCTTGATGCCGAAGCCAAATTGCAAGAATGCGAGAGGCGCCTGCTGGAACTAGACAACGAAATCGCCCGCATGAAATCAGACTTTTTGACCCAAGGTGAACTGGAGCGCAATCGCCTCAAACTAGAAGCCGAGCAAATCGCCCTCCAAATTCAAAAAGATTCTCAGCAAACTCTAAAAGCCGAAGTCACCAGAGCACTTCACGAGCTTAAACAAGAGATCGCTGCCAAAATCCTTACCGCCGCAGAAAGCAATCTGCCTTTGGGTGAAGCCTTAGACACAAAACTCTACGCCAATTTCGTCAGAGATACGACGGAGGGACACGCATGA
- a CDS encoding ATP synthase F0 subunit B — protein MEVNGTLLIQLVLFLSLLGFLSKFLFAPVLKLFEERERRISGARLEAAELQRRAHEKLLEVETRIAAAQREAKKVLAELQAEGARFHRQVLDAAKAEAHKQQATARAELAEQIDRLRGELMPLQADLSKQVINQLIGNPVKGTKMEHSHA, from the coding sequence ATGGAAGTTAACGGCACGCTTCTCATCCAACTGGTACTTTTCCTAAGCCTTTTAGGCTTCTTGTCGAAGTTCCTATTCGCTCCGGTGTTAAAACTTTTTGAAGAAAGAGAGCGCAGAATCAGCGGCGCAAGGCTTGAAGCGGCTGAATTACAAAGAAGAGCCCACGAAAAATTATTGGAAGTAGAGACCCGCATTGCTGCCGCTCAACGCGAAGCTAAAAAGGTTCTTGCTGAACTTCAAGCTGAAGGCGCTCGCTTTCACCGCCAAGTGCTAGACGCCGCGAAAGCAGAAGCGCACAAGCAACAAGCCACCGCCCGAGCAGAACTCGCTGAGCAAATCGATCGCCTCAGAGGCGAGCTCATGCCACTTCAGGCGGATTTGTCTAAACAGGTCATTAATCAACTGATTGGAAATCCCGTCAAAGGCACGAAGATGGAGCATTCACATGCATAG
- the menB gene encoding 1,4-dihydroxy-2-naphthoyl-CoA synthase, which produces MHTYTEILFEKAEGIATITINRPEVRNAFTPLTVQEMSHALNDARDDERIGVVVLTGAGDLAFCSGGDQRVRKDAGYEDDQGVHRLNVLDFQRQIRTCPKPVIARVAGYAIGGGHVLHMMCDITIAADNAIFGQTGPKVGSFDGGYGASYMARIVGQKKAREIWFMCRQYNAQQALDMGLVNTVVPLEQLDAEVKKWANEMLANSPMAIRCLKAALNADCDGQAGLQELAGCATMLFYMSEEGQEGKNAYLERRKPNFDQFPRRP; this is translated from the coding sequence ATGCACACCTACACGGAAATCTTATTTGAGAAGGCAGAAGGCATCGCCACCATCACCATTAATCGGCCCGAAGTTCGAAACGCATTTACGCCGCTTACAGTGCAGGAAATGTCTCATGCGCTGAATGACGCGCGAGATGATGAACGCATTGGCGTCGTGGTGTTAACTGGCGCTGGCGATTTGGCATTCTGCTCAGGTGGAGACCAACGCGTGCGTAAAGATGCAGGTTATGAAGATGACCAAGGGGTTCACCGCCTAAACGTTCTGGATTTTCAGAGACAAATTAGAACCTGCCCTAAACCAGTTATCGCCCGCGTGGCAGGCTATGCGATCGGTGGGGGTCATGTATTACATATGATGTGCGATATCACGATTGCGGCAGATAACGCGATTTTCGGCCAAACCGGCCCTAAGGTAGGCTCCTTCGATGGCGGCTACGGCGCCAGCTATATGGCGCGCATCGTCGGTCAGAAAAAAGCGCGCGAAATCTGGTTCATGTGCCGGCAGTATAACGCCCAACAAGCCCTAGATATGGGCCTGGTCAACACAGTGGTACCCCTCGAACAACTGGACGCCGAAGTCAAAAAATGGGCCAACGAAATGCTGGCCAACTCCCCCATGGCCATCCGCTGCCTAAAAGCCGCCTTAAACGCCGACTGTGACGGCCAAGCAGGCCTCCAGGAGCTGGCAGGTTGCGCTACCATGTTGTTCTATATGTCCGAAGAAGGTCAAGAAGGGAAAAACGCCTATTTGGAAAGGCGTAAACCCAACTTCGATCAATTCCCAAGGCGGCCTTGA
- the tsaE gene encoding tRNA (adenosine(37)-N6)-threonylcarbamoyltransferase complex ATPase subunit type 1 TsaE → MLIIVSDSSDQTEAIGACLAKHLAAPVVITLEGDLGAGKTCFVRGLVWHFDPKAPVSSPTYALAQTYETLPPVHHIDLYRVPKQDLEDLGILHMIEDPGAIVCIEWPTKMLDLGERHISINFSSDGISQRQLDFKFCAGFSKEWLLTLERDLLSIDARTAG, encoded by the coding sequence ATGTTAATCATTGTCAGCGACTCGTCAGATCAGACTGAGGCTATCGGAGCTTGTCTGGCTAAGCATTTGGCGGCTCCGGTGGTCATCACTTTGGAAGGCGATTTGGGTGCTGGCAAAACTTGCTTCGTTCGGGGGCTTGTTTGGCATTTCGATCCTAAGGCGCCGGTATCTAGCCCCACTTATGCCTTAGCGCAGACCTATGAAACGCTGCCGCCGGTTCATCATATTGATTTGTATCGGGTGCCTAAGCAAGATTTAGAAGACTTGGGTATCTTGCACATGATCGAGGATCCAGGGGCCATTGTTTGTATTGAGTGGCCGACGAAAATGCTCGATTTGGGCGAGCGACATATTAGCATAAATTTTAGTAGTGACGGCATATCTCAGCGGCAGCTGGATTTTAAATTTTGTGCCGGTTTTTCTAAAGAGTGGCTCTTGACACTGGAGCGTGATCTGCTATCAATAGATGCACGGACCGCGGGGTAG
- a CDS encoding SRPBCC family protein — protein MSNPKNTVTLHRVFSAPPERVYRAFLDPDAIVKWFPPHGFTCKVHQMDPNVGGTYRMSFTNFSTGKSHAFGGSYQELVPGQKIRYTDKFEDPSLPGEMPVTVAFKEVICGTEMHLTQENIPEAIPVEMCYLGWQECMTQLALVVEPDVNEDLSK, from the coding sequence ATGAGCAATCCAAAAAATACAGTAACCCTGCATCGTGTCTTCAGTGCGCCCCCAGAGCGCGTCTATCGGGCCTTTTTGGATCCAGATGCCATTGTAAAATGGTTCCCGCCCCATGGCTTTACCTGCAAAGTCCATCAAATGGACCCTAACGTCGGCGGCACTTATCGCATGTCGTTCACCAATTTTTCCACGGGCAAGAGCCACGCCTTTGGAGGCAGCTATCAAGAACTCGTGCCCGGTCAAAAAATTCGCTACACCGATAAGTTCGAAGATCCAAGCTTGCCCGGGGAAATGCCTGTAACGGTCGCTTTCAAAGAAGTCATCTGCGGAACTGAAATGCACCTGACGCAGGAAAATATCCCCGAAGCGATTCCAGTAGAGATGTGTTATTTAGGCTGGCAAGAATGCATGACTCAGTTAGCCCTGGTTGTAGAACCAGATGTTAACGAAGATTTAAGCAAATGA
- a CDS encoding iron-sulfur cluster assembly accessory protein, protein MALLSIKSKKEQTIRPDTSMGELAPDQIGISGEAAARLLMLLAGEKPGSLLRVGMQGGGCSGLKPFFAFEEEAGENDRVFSSMGVNVCVDPRSLAVIGGSWLDFDNGFKIKSQNLKKSCSCGESFSIA, encoded by the coding sequence ATGGCTCTACTTTCAATCAAAAGCAAAAAAGAACAAACCATCCGCCCAGATACATCGATGGGTGAGCTAGCGCCTGATCAAATCGGCATCAGCGGTGAAGCGGCTGCCAGACTGCTCATGCTTCTGGCCGGCGAAAAACCCGGCTCGCTCCTTAGAGTCGGCATGCAGGGTGGAGGGTGCTCCGGACTTAAACCATTTTTTGCTTTCGAAGAAGAAGCTGGCGAAAACGACCGCGTCTTCAGCAGCATGGGTGTAAACGTCTGCGTTGACCCAAGGTCTTTAGCCGTCATCGGCGGCTCCTGGCTCGATTTCGACAACGGCTTTAAAATCAAAAGCCAAAACCTCAAAAAATCCTGCTCTTGTGGCGAATCTTTTTCTATCGCCTAA
- the atpC gene encoding ATP synthase F1 subunit epsilon, which translates to MIELEVVTPQRPLLKTQCESVTLPGEQGEFQVLPGHVPLLAALKPGTLTYGDQKLMVAAGYAEVDASRVSVICEGAAWPSEIDLASERTLLEQLEAQLLQISMEDEKTLKAVEAQIASVTARIRIV; encoded by the coding sequence ATGATCGAGCTAGAAGTTGTAACCCCTCAACGGCCTCTGCTGAAGACGCAATGTGAATCGGTCACCTTGCCAGGCGAGCAGGGGGAGTTTCAAGTTCTACCGGGCCACGTGCCTTTGCTTGCTGCGTTAAAGCCGGGCACGCTGACTTACGGTGATCAAAAACTCATGGTCGCAGCGGGTTATGCCGAAGTTGACGCCTCTCGCGTGAGCGTTATCTGCGAAGGCGCCGCCTGGCCATCCGAAATCGATCTGGCTTCAGAACGCACCTTGCTGGAGCAGCTCGAAGCCCAGTTATTGCAAATTTCCATGGAAGATGAGAAAACCTTAAAAGCAGTGGAAGCGCAAATCGCAAGCGTGACCGCCCGCATTAGGATTGTGTAA
- the atpD gene encoding F0F1 ATP synthase subunit beta yields the protein MAEALMDGRITQVIGPVVDVEFPSEALPKIFTALSIDNNSSNLVLEVSQHLGENAVRCIAMDSTDGLTRGMRVRNSGAPIMMPVGKATLGRILNVIGEPVDEQGPVQTDTYRSIHREPPGFTEQDTEVSVLETGIKVVDLLAPYSRGGKIGLFGGAGVGKTVLIMELINNIGKGHGGLSVFAGVGERTREGRDLYNEMCESGVIKIDEHTGKVNSADSKVALVYGQMNEPPGARARVALSGLTVAENFRDEFGQDVLLFIDNIFRFTQAGSEISALLGRIPSAVGYQPTLANEMGMLQERITTTKNGSITSVQAIYVPADDLTDPAPATTFAHLDATTVLSRSIADLGIYPAVDPLDSTSRILSPDTLGAEHYDVARKVQSTLQRYKDLQDIIAILGMDELSQEDRQVVSRARKIQKFLSQPFHVAEVFTGTPGKYVKLEDTVRGFKEIVEGKHDDIPEQAFYMVGTIEEVIEKAKTL from the coding sequence ATGGCAGAAGCATTGATGGATGGCAGAATCACGCAGGTTATCGGTCCCGTCGTAGACGTCGAGTTTCCGAGTGAGGCCTTGCCGAAAATTTTTACCGCCCTTTCTATTGATAACAATAGCAGCAACTTGGTGCTCGAAGTATCGCAGCATCTTGGCGAAAATGCCGTGCGCTGCATTGCTATGGATTCAACCGACGGCTTGACTAGGGGCATGCGCGTGCGAAACAGCGGTGCACCCATCATGATGCCGGTAGGCAAAGCCACCCTCGGCCGCATTCTTAACGTTATTGGTGAGCCCGTAGACGAGCAAGGCCCGGTGCAAACCGATACCTATCGCTCCATCCATAGAGAGCCGCCCGGATTTACAGAACAAGACACCGAAGTGAGCGTCCTTGAAACCGGTATTAAAGTCGTCGATTTGCTTGCGCCATACTCCAGAGGCGGGAAAATTGGACTTTTCGGTGGCGCCGGCGTTGGCAAAACCGTTTTGATTATGGAACTTATCAACAACATCGGTAAAGGCCACGGTGGTCTTTCCGTGTTTGCTGGTGTAGGTGAGCGAACCCGTGAAGGACGCGATTTGTATAATGAAATGTGTGAATCCGGCGTTATTAAAATAGATGAACACACCGGCAAGGTAAACAGCGCAGACAGCAAAGTGGCCCTGGTCTATGGCCAGATGAACGAGCCACCAGGCGCTCGTGCGCGTGTGGCGCTTTCAGGTCTTACCGTTGCCGAAAACTTCAGAGACGAATTCGGCCAAGACGTGTTGCTCTTTATTGATAACATTTTCAGATTCACTCAAGCAGGCTCTGAAATCTCCGCACTATTAGGCCGTATTCCTTCAGCAGTAGGTTATCAGCCAACCCTGGCCAACGAAATGGGTATGTTGCAAGAACGAATTACGACCACGAAAAATGGTTCGATTACCTCTGTGCAGGCCATTTACGTGCCAGCAGACGATTTGACCGATCCGGCGCCCGCAACGACTTTCGCGCATTTGGACGCGACCACGGTATTAAGCCGGTCCATCGCCGACTTAGGAATTTACCCTGCCGTGGATCCCTTGGATTCAACCAGCCGCATTCTATCGCCAGATACTTTAGGTGCTGAGCACTACGATGTCGCTCGAAAAGTGCAGTCAACCTTGCAGCGCTACAAAGACTTGCAAGACATTATTGCCATTTTGGGTATGGACGAATTATCTCAGGAAGACCGCCAAGTGGTATCCAGAGCGCGTAAGATCCAAAAATTCCTATCTCAGCCGTTCCATGTGGCTGAAGTCTTTACCGGAACACCAGGCAAATACGTCAAGCTCGAAGATACCGTTCGGGGCTTTAAGGAAATCGTCGAAGGCAAACACGATGATATCCCTGAGCAGGCTTTCTATATGGTCGGAACCATCGAAGAAGTTATCGAAAAGGCTAAAACCCTATGA
- the fumC gene encoding class II fumarate hydratase: MTDQPGFRTETDSLGEVLVPAEKLWGAQTQRSLKHFSIGDDLIPREMIPAYAILKKAVAQVNQKSGRLDSQKADLIIQTCDEILAGQHQDMFPLHVWMTGSGTQFNMNVNEVISNRCAQLAGEALGSKKPVHPNDHVNMCQSSNDSFPSAMYITAALGVVSELLPALASLKQGLSEKATLWKDVIKIGRTHMQDATPLTVGQELSGYVGMLEANEGRIQQSMEQIYHLALGGTAVGTGLNSPPGFAEQAAAQIAKLSRLPFISAPNKFTVQGAHDALVQLHGSVKTLAVSLFKIANDIRLLSCGPRAGFAEFVIPANEPGSSIMPGKVNPTQCEALAMVSAQVMANDVAVSFGGASGYLEMNVYKPLIILNVMKSIRILSDSMTNFQKFLVADLDINHKQIAFYLERSLMLVTALSPEIGYDKASQIAHYALDNDLNLKDAAMKLGFISSETYDRLIDPRKMV, encoded by the coding sequence ATGACCGACCAGCCTGGCTTTCGAACCGAGACAGATAGTCTTGGAGAAGTATTAGTTCCAGCAGAAAAGCTATGGGGCGCTCAAACTCAGCGCTCTCTAAAGCATTTCAGTATCGGCGACGATCTAATTCCGCGGGAAATGATTCCCGCTTACGCCATTTTAAAAAAAGCGGTGGCGCAGGTTAATCAAAAGAGCGGCCGGTTGGACAGTCAAAAGGCTGACCTAATTATCCAGACATGCGACGAGATTTTGGCCGGCCAGCATCAAGACATGTTCCCCCTCCATGTATGGATGACGGGCAGCGGCACGCAGTTCAACATGAATGTGAACGAAGTAATTTCAAATCGCTGCGCTCAGCTTGCCGGCGAGGCTTTAGGCAGCAAAAAGCCTGTTCATCCGAACGATCACGTCAACATGTGCCAATCGTCCAACGATTCTTTTCCGTCGGCCATGTATATAACGGCTGCCTTGGGTGTGGTTTCGGAGCTCTTACCTGCACTTGCAAGCCTAAAACAAGGGCTTAGCGAAAAAGCGACCCTCTGGAAAGACGTGATTAAGATCGGCCGAACTCACATGCAAGATGCGACGCCTTTAACTGTTGGACAAGAACTTTCCGGCTACGTCGGGATGCTGGAAGCAAACGAAGGCCGCATCCAGCAATCTATGGAGCAAATATACCACCTGGCACTGGGCGGTACCGCTGTTGGTACGGGTCTGAACTCGCCTCCTGGCTTTGCAGAACAAGCTGCCGCTCAAATTGCTAAACTTTCTAGGCTGCCTTTTATATCAGCTCCGAACAAATTTACCGTGCAGGGCGCACATGATGCGCTGGTGCAATTGCATGGGTCGGTTAAAACCCTGGCGGTTTCTCTATTTAAAATCGCCAATGACATTCGGCTGTTATCGTGCGGACCCAGGGCAGGGTTTGCAGAGTTTGTCATACCAGCGAATGAGCCAGGCTCTTCCATCATGCCGGGTAAAGTTAATCCAACTCAATGCGAAGCTTTGGCAATGGTATCAGCTCAAGTTATGGCCAACGATGTGGCCGTGAGCTTTGGTGGCGCCAGCGGCTATTTGGAAATGAACGTCTATAAGCCGCTAATTATCCTGAATGTCATGAAGTCGATTCGCATCTTAAGTGACAGCATGACGAACTTTCAAAAGTTTCTGGTGGCTGACCTGGATATCAACCACAAACAGATCGCTTTTTATCTGGAGCGTTCCTTGATGTTGGTCACAGCGTTGTCGCCAGAAATTGGTTATGACAAAGCTTCCCAAATTGCGCATTACGCCTTAGACAACGACTTAAATCTGAAAGATGCGGCCATGAAATTAGGCTTTATCTCATCTGAAACTTATGACCGACTGATTGACCCTCGGAAAATGGTCTGA